The Bacteroidales bacterium genomic interval ATTCCATGATCAAATATTTATCGGAAGCCCAAAGAATGGGAATTACTGTATTAGGTCCTGATGTAAATGAAAGTGATTTGGGTTTTACGGTTGTTCGGGAAAAAACCATTCGTTATGGTTTGAAAGCTTTGAAAAATGTAGGCGAAGCCGCTGCTATGGCAATTATCCAAGAAAGAAATGAACATGGAAAGTTTACTAGTTTGGTAAATTTTTTCAAAAGAGTATCAAAGCTTGTCAACAAACGAACCATTGAATCGCTCGTGCTTACTGGTTGTTTGGATAATTTCGGGGCTCACAGAGCACAATTTTTTTATCAGTCATCTAGCAATGAGCCAACTTTGCTCGAAAAACTCATGAAATATGGGCAAAAACAAACCGAATCTACGCTTTCTTTGTTCGATACCGTTGATGAGCATTCGACTGAAGATATACAACTACCTCTTTGTCCATCTTGGTCAAAGGAGGAAATACTGAAAAAAGAATTTGAAGTAGCCGGTTATTACATTTCAGGACACCCCCTTGATGAATATGCGTCTTTTATTCATTCATGGGTGGAATATCCACTAAAATACTTATCTGAAAACATAGAAGATATTGAAATTGGCAAATTGCTAATTATCATGGGGCTTGTTACACAAGTTCAAAAAAGATTTGACAAAAATGGAGCCTCTTATTTGAGTTTCTCATTAAGTGACTTTTCTGGTCAATATAACTTTAGATTGTTCAAGGAAAAAATGGAAAGTTTTCAGCATTTAGTTAGGGAAGATGCTAAATTGCTTATTATTGCAAGCATTGAAAATAATCGACAGGGACATGACTTACAGATCTTGCATATCTCAACCATAGATGAGTTTATACAGTTTGGCATTAAAAAGGTCATTTACCATATACCCCTAAGTAGGGCTAGAAGATCACTTGCTGATCAGATGTTGAATATTCTTAAGGAATATCAAGGAAACATCGAATGGGGTATTTTTGTCTATGATGATGAATGGAAAAAAGGAATAGGGACATATCTTTCAACTTATAAAATTTCTTTTAAGGGAATGGAGGAATTTAAAAAAATGGATTGGGCACAAAAATGTGAAATTTATACGCTAGCTTTGTCCAAACCCATTGAAATAAACACTCAGACAAAACCAAACATGAGCGAATTCGAAGATGAAAACAGTGAATAAATCAACATATGGTTAAATTTTATTTTGAACAAAACGGTTCAATGATTGAAATGGAAGTCAAGCCAGAAGGTAATCTGGCGCTTCTAGCTTTGGGTTATGAGGGCGTTTTGGCTTGGAAAGCTGTAAGACGAGCTCATGGCTTGCCTGATATGGCCAATCCCGAAACACCTTTACATTTTGATGCTATTGACCGAAAAAAAAACAACAATGGAAAAAAATAAAATTCTTCTTATCGGTGTCGATGCTGCAGACTGGAAAGTCTTAAATCCCATGATAGATGAAGGCTTGCTGCCTACTTTTCAGAAAATTATAGAAGAGGGAACCAGCGGAAATATAATGACGTTGGATCCTCCTCTTTCACCAATGCTATGGACCTCTATTGTTACGGGCAAACGAGCTGATAAACATGGGATTCTTGGATTTCTTGAATTAGATCCAATCAGTGCTTCTGTGAGGAACATTTCATCTGGCTCACGAAAGACTCGTACGATATGGAATATTCTTCATTATGCAGGCTATCGGCAAGTTGTCGTCAATTGGTGGCCTAGTCATCCGGTGGAGCCCATTCGAGGTTATATGGTTTCCCATCATTTTAACACACCTATCATGCGACCTGGTGAGTTATGGAAAGTACCTGCCCATAGTGTTCATCCTCGTGAAATGGTTGCTGAGTTATCATCCCTTCGAATCCATCCTGCTGAATTATCTGATCAGCACATCCTGCCTTTCATCCCTATGGCTCATAAAGTTAATCAGGAAGAAACTAACAGCATCGATGCTTTAGCTAAAATAATTGCTGAAAACTCTACAACACATGCTATAGCCACTTACCTCATGGATAAGGAACCATGGGATTTCGTTGCCATATATTTTGATCTGATTGATCATTTGGGACATGGTTTCATGAGATTCCATCCACCTCGTCATCCATCTGTTCGTATTGAAGATTTTGAGATATACAAAGATGTCATACGTTCTGGATATCGTTTTTTTGATATGATGCTTGAACAATACCTCAAAAGAGTGGATAATAATACTCTATTAGTAATTGTTTCAGATCATGGCATGTATTCAGATATACTAAGACCCATGAGATTACCTAAATTCAAGGCTGCTCCTGCTCTAGAACATCGTGCACTTGGTATGGTGTGTTTTTATGGTAAAGGTATTAAAAGGGATGAAAGAGTCTATGGAGCAACATTGCTAGATATAGCGCCAACTTTATTAGCTTATGCCGGAATTCCTATTGGGAAAGATATGGATGGACGTGTTCTAATGGAAATTTTTGAACATCCACCACGGGTAGATTACATAGATTCATGGGATCAAGTTGCTGGTGATTTTGCCGAACTTCCTGAACATTTTCGATGGACTGATGAAAATCCTATCGAGGCCATAGAACAACTGGTTGCTCTCGGTTATATTGAAAAACCTGATGAAGATGCCATCAAAGCAAGAAAAAAAATTTGGATAGAAAATCAATTTAATTTGGCACGTGTCTATATCAGTAAGTTTGAATATGACAAAGCTAAGCAAATCCTAGAAGAGCTTGTCAAAGATGAATTAGCCACTATTGATATTCATCTAACTCTTTTTCAAGTTTACCTTTCAATTGATCCAAACAAGGCCAATGATATTCTTGAACGGATAAGCAAAATTGTCGATGATGAGACTGCGTCTATGCTTAATTTTTCGCTAATGAAAGCCAAGGTGTATATGGCTCAAAATAATCTTATAGCTGCGGAAACGATTTTGCTCGATATGATAAAAAATAAAAACTTTACACCTTCTACTTTACGAGAATCGGGTAAATTGCTCTTTCAAACAGGAAGATTTAATGACTCTATTAAAGCATATCAATATGCCTTGGAACTTAATTCAGATGATCCTCTTGCCTTATTTGGTTTAGCTCAAAATTATTTCATGCTTGGATGGTATGAAGAAGCTTCTGATTATTGTTTAGATGCTTTGGGGATTTTGTATTATTTTCCCCAAGCACATTATTTGCTGGGAAGATCATTGATGGAATTGGGTAGGTATGAAGAAGCAGCAAAGGCTTTAGAAAAATTTGTTTCTATGTTGCCAACACATGTTTCGGCTCGTTCATTCTTGATAAAAATTTATCGAGACTTGTTACACAAGCCAGAAATGTGCGAAATGCATCAAAAATATGTAGAAGGCTTTTTCAAGGGTAGAATAGTTGTTGTATCTGGCTTACCTAGATCTGGTACCAGTCTCATGATGCAAATGCTCGAAGCGGGTGGTATGCGAATCCTTACAGATAATTTGAGAAAACCTGATGAGCATAATCCTCGTGGGTACTATGAATATGAACCTGTTAAAAACCTTCACAAAGACAATTCTTTCATGAAAGAAGCCATCGGAAAAGCTGTTAAAATAATTGCTCAATTATTGCCATATATTCCACTTGATTATAAGTACAAAATAATTTTTATGCATCGAGACATGAACGAAATATTGCAATCTCAGCAAAAGATG includes:
- a CDS encoding alkaline phosphatase family protein; amino-acid sequence: MEKNKILLIGVDAADWKVLNPMIDEGLLPTFQKIIEEGTSGNIMTLDPPLSPMLWTSIVTGKRADKHGILGFLELDPISASVRNISSGSRKTRTIWNILHYAGYRQVVVNWWPSHPVEPIRGYMVSHHFNTPIMRPGELWKVPAHSVHPREMVAELSSLRIHPAELSDQHILPFIPMAHKVNQEETNSIDALAKIIAENSTTHAIATYLMDKEPWDFVAIYFDLIDHLGHGFMRFHPPRHPSVRIEDFEIYKDVIRSGYRFFDMMLEQYLKRVDNNTLLVIVSDHGMYSDILRPMRLPKFKAAPALEHRALGMVCFYGKGIKRDERVYGATLLDIAPTLLAYAGIPIGKDMDGRVLMEIFEHPPRVDYIDSWDQVAGDFAELPEHFRWTDENPIEAIEQLVALGYIEKPDEDAIKARKKIWIENQFNLARVYISKFEYDKAKQILEELVKDELATIDIHLTLFQVYLSIDPNKANDILERISKIVDDETASMLNFSLMKAKVYMAQNNLIAAETILLDMIKNKNFTPSTLRESGKLLFQTGRFNDSIKAYQYALELNSDDPLALFGLAQNYFMLGWYEEASDYCLDALGILYYFPQAHYLLGRSLMELGRYEEAAKALEKFVSMLPTHVSARSFLIKIYRDLLHKPEMCEMHQKYVEGFFKGRIVVVSGLPRSGTSLMMQMLEAGGMRILTDNLRKPDEHNPRGYYEYEPVKNLHKDNSFMKEAIGKAVKIIAQLLPYIPLDYKYKIIFMHRDMNEILQSQQKMLGRDPSIFPSGLANIFQKQLQVVDNWIKEHPEFEILHVNHQDVIKQPFAVASKINEFLDYSLDTYNMIKVVDPNLYRNKAI